One Thioclava electrotropha DNA segment encodes these proteins:
- a CDS encoding SDR family oxidoreductase: MPTLLSIGHGYSARALAPLLLARGWRVVGTTRSTEKAEMLRSEGVEPLIWEGGPLPFDQATHLLSSVAPGPEGDPVLAAQHSEIAAAQHLEWIGYLSTVGVYGDHAGGWVDEATPLTPSTKRGQARVEAEAAWGALAAAHDLPLHIFRLAGIYGPGRGPFEKVRQGTARRIVKEGQVFSRIHVEDIAQVLLASIEHPDPGAVYNVCDDDPAPPQDVIAYAAELLDLPLPPEVPFDEADLSAMARSFYAESKRVRNDKIKRDLGVTLRYPDYRAGLRALLDQAG, encoded by the coding sequence ATGCCGACGCTTCTTTCCATCGGACATGGCTATTCCGCCCGTGCCCTCGCGCCGCTTCTTCTGGCGCGCGGCTGGCGGGTGGTCGGCACCACGCGCAGCACCGAGAAGGCGGAAATGCTGCGCAGCGAAGGGGTGGAGCCGCTGATCTGGGAAGGCGGGCCTCTGCCGTTCGATCAGGCGACGCATCTGCTGAGTTCCGTGGCGCCGGGGCCAGAGGGCGACCCGGTTCTCGCTGCGCAGCATTCCGAAATTGCTGCAGCGCAGCATCTGGAGTGGATCGGCTATCTTTCGACCGTCGGCGTCTATGGCGATCACGCGGGCGGCTGGGTCGATGAGGCGACGCCGCTGACCCCCTCGACCAAGCGCGGACAGGCGCGGGTGGAGGCCGAGGCGGCTTGGGGCGCGCTGGCCGCAGCCCATGACCTGCCGCTGCATATTTTCCGGCTCGCGGGGATCTACGGACCCGGGCGCGGACCCTTCGAGAAGGTACGGCAGGGCACAGCCCGGCGGATCGTCAAGGAGGGGCAGGTCTTCTCGCGCATCCATGTAGAGGATATCGCGCAGGTGTTGCTGGCCTCGATCGAGCATCCCGATCCGGGCGCAGTCTATAATGTCTGCGACGACGATCCCGCGCCGCCGCAGGATGTGATCGCCTATGCGGCGGAGCTGCTCGATCTGCCGCTGCCGCCCGAGGTGCCGTTCGACGAGGCTGATCTCAGCGCGATGGCGCGCAGCTTCTATGCCGAGAGCAAGCGGGTGCGGAACGACAAGATCAAGCGCGACCTTGGCGTCACGCTGCGCTATCCGGATTACCGCGCAGGGCTGCGCGCGCTGCTCGATCAGGCGGGCTGA